Proteins from one Salinispora arenicola genomic window:
- a CDS encoding NAD-dependent epimerase/dehydratase family protein has product MRILVTGVAGFVGSHVADLAVADGHEVVGLDALLPQAHGGELPVWSRAHQPVVGDVRDAALLDRLLPGVDAVCHQAAMVGHGLDPSDAPAYASHNDYGTAVLLAAMHRAGVRRLVLASSMVVYGEGTYRCSTHGSVRPTPRRPDDLAAGRYDPTCPYCHQALSPGLVPEDAPVEPRSTYAASKLAQEHLAAAWARQAGGGWALRYHNVYGPRMPRDTPYAGVASIFRSELAAGRAPRVLEDGRQRRDFVHVTDVARANLLALQTAPPDGDLVPVNICSGEPRTVADLANTLAKAMDGPAPVVVGGARGADVRHVVADPRRATNLLGYTARVGFAEGVAGFAHDPLREPAAVRVPSVAGPVAEPEPATLPV; this is encoded by the coding sequence ATGCGGATACTTGTCACCGGTGTCGCCGGCTTCGTCGGATCCCACGTCGCGGACCTGGCCGTCGCCGACGGGCACGAGGTGGTGGGCCTGGACGCGCTCCTACCGCAGGCCCACGGCGGTGAGCTACCGGTCTGGTCGCGGGCGCACCAGCCGGTGGTCGGCGACGTACGGGACGCCGCCCTGCTGGACCGGTTGCTGCCCGGTGTGGACGCGGTCTGCCACCAGGCCGCCATGGTCGGGCACGGCCTCGACCCGTCCGACGCCCCCGCGTACGCCAGCCACAACGACTACGGCACGGCGGTGCTCCTGGCCGCCATGCATCGGGCCGGGGTGCGCCGCCTGGTACTGGCCAGCTCGATGGTCGTCTACGGGGAGGGGACCTACCGGTGCTCCACCCACGGCAGCGTCCGACCGACGCCGCGTCGCCCCGACGACCTGGCTGCCGGTCGGTACGACCCGACCTGTCCCTACTGCCACCAGGCTCTCAGCCCCGGCCTGGTACCGGAGGACGCGCCGGTCGAGCCGCGCAGCACGTACGCGGCCAGCAAGCTGGCCCAGGAACATCTGGCCGCTGCCTGGGCCCGGCAGGCGGGTGGCGGATGGGCCCTGCGGTACCACAACGTCTATGGGCCGCGAATGCCCCGCGACACTCCCTACGCGGGGGTCGCGTCGATCTTTCGCTCCGAATTGGCGGCGGGGAGGGCACCCCGGGTGCTGGAAGACGGCCGGCAGCGTCGCGACTTCGTCCACGTCACCGACGTGGCGCGGGCGAACCTGCTGGCGCTGCAGACGGCGCCTCCGGACGGTGACCTGGTGCCGGTGAACATCTGCTCGGGTGAGCCGCGGACCGTCGCCGACCTGGCCAACACCCTCGCCAAGGCGATGGATGGGCCGGCGCCGGTGGTGGTCGGCGGTGCCCGTGGCGCCGACGTGCGGCACGTGGTCGCCGATCCTCGCCGGGCCACCAACCTGCTCGGCTACACCGCGCGGGTCGGGTTCGCCGAGGGAGTGGCCGGGTTCGCTCACGATCCGCTGCGGGAGCCGGCCGCCGTGCGGGTTCCGTCCGTGGCCGGGCCGGTCGCCGAGCCGGAGCCCGCAACGTTGCCGGTCTGA
- a CDS encoding TetR/AcrR family transcriptional regulator, producing MHVSPSDLTGRARLREAALRLFAQRGFAATSARAVAAEAGLSPALVMHHFGSKEGLRAAVDEQVLARLGAALRELDPGGGDLMASLGEVSARMFGADPVLRGYLRRVLQEDSPASAALFGRLLDSARTELERLIAAEGGRTDADLQWAPFQMLCLIVGPLLLEPVMQPNLDRPMFDVQVLARRSAANQHLLRLGLFGSDQSTDAPDPAKPAQRARRR from the coding sequence ATGCATGTGTCGCCGTCGGACCTGACCGGACGGGCACGGCTGCGCGAAGCGGCCCTGCGCCTGTTCGCGCAGCGCGGCTTCGCCGCCACCTCGGCCCGCGCGGTGGCTGCCGAGGCCGGTCTGTCTCCGGCCCTGGTGATGCACCACTTCGGCTCCAAGGAAGGGCTGCGGGCCGCCGTCGACGAGCAGGTCCTGGCCCGGCTCGGCGCCGCCCTACGGGAACTGGACCCGGGTGGCGGGGATCTGATGGCGTCACTGGGTGAGGTGTCCGCGCGGATGTTCGGCGCCGATCCGGTGCTGCGCGGCTATCTGCGTCGGGTGCTGCAGGAGGACAGTCCGGCCAGTGCGGCGCTGTTCGGCCGCCTGCTGGACAGTGCGCGCACCGAGTTGGAGCGGCTGATCGCGGCCGAGGGCGGCCGGACGGATGCGGATCTGCAGTGGGCACCGTTCCAGATGCTGTGCCTGATCGTAGGCCCGCTGTTGCTGGAACCGGTCATGCAACCCAACCTGGACCGGCCCATGTTCGACGTGCAAGTGCTGGCCCGCCGCAGCGCCGCCAACCAACATCTCCTGCGGCTGGGCCTGTTCGGATCCGACCAGTCAACCGATGCGCCAGACCCAGCGAAGCCCGCCCAGCGCGCCCGGCGGCGATGA
- a CDS encoding acyltransferase family protein, with product MTSIIDQPPAPRSQHLYYLDNLRVAMVLLVVIHHAAQAYGPADWWYVTGDQHAPVLATLSAVGGAFRMSLLFFVAAFLVPRAADHKGSWGFVRGRLTRLGIPFLVGSATIIPVLMYVYYREYRSYPPISFPRYYLDVFLGFGARPGDWTGPIWPDLQFGHLWFIQHLLAFSALYVLFHWLGGLLRRVRPTMTLARPATMPVRLTRMTGNRSLVIVTLTLAAVVFLVRIWYPLDQWVPLFGFIQAEPARLPQYTAFFTAGVIAYRRDWLARLPRSTGYTWLAIGAALTAVLFWTGSDTRFFAPGGASWASACWALTETFLCVGLSLGLLALFRDAFAGHNRLTRVVAASSYPIYIIHLPIVVALQFAFAHAGLPTLATFVAVATFGMAISVVTAVTIRRLPGLRTIL from the coding sequence ATGACCAGCATCATCGACCAGCCCCCTGCACCCCGGTCCCAGCACCTGTACTACCTGGACAACCTGCGAGTCGCGATGGTTCTCCTGGTGGTGATCCATCACGCCGCCCAGGCATACGGCCCCGCCGACTGGTGGTACGTCACCGGCGACCAACACGCCCCCGTCCTGGCCACCCTCTCCGCAGTGGGCGGGGCGTTCCGGATGAGCCTGCTGTTCTTCGTCGCCGCGTTCCTCGTGCCCCGCGCCGCCGACCACAAGGGCAGCTGGGGATTCGTGCGCGGCAGGCTCACGCGCCTCGGCATCCCGTTTCTGGTCGGCTCGGCCACGATCATCCCGGTGCTGATGTACGTCTACTACCGCGAATACCGCAGCTACCCGCCGATCTCGTTTCCGCGCTACTACCTCGACGTGTTCCTCGGCTTCGGCGCGCGGCCGGGCGACTGGACCGGTCCGATCTGGCCCGACCTGCAGTTCGGGCACCTGTGGTTCATCCAGCACCTGCTCGCCTTCAGTGCCCTGTACGTGCTGTTCCACTGGCTCGGCGGGCTACTGCGCCGCGTCCGCCCGACCATGACGCTGGCCCGGCCAGCCACGATGCCGGTCCGGCTGACCCGGATGACCGGCAACCGAAGCCTGGTCATCGTCACTCTCACCCTGGCCGCGGTCGTGTTCCTCGTCCGAATCTGGTACCCGCTTGACCAGTGGGTGCCGCTGTTCGGGTTCATCCAGGCCGAACCAGCCCGCCTCCCCCAGTACACGGCGTTCTTCACCGCCGGCGTCATCGCCTACCGACGCGACTGGCTCGCCCGACTGCCCCGCTCCACCGGCTACACCTGGCTGGCCATCGGCGCGGCTCTCACCGCCGTACTGTTCTGGACCGGCTCCGACACCCGGTTCTTCGCCCCCGGCGGCGCCTCCTGGGCCTCGGCCTGCTGGGCCCTGACCGAGACCTTCCTGTGTGTCGGCCTCAGTCTCGGCCTGCTCGCCCTGTTCCGCGATGCCTTCGCGGGCCACAACCGGCTCACCCGCGTCGTGGCCGCCAGTTCCTACCCGATCTATATCATCCACCTGCCGATCGTCGTCGCCCTTCAGTTCGCGTTCGCCCACGCCGGCCTACCCACCTTGGCCACCTTCGTCGCCGTCGCCACGTTCGGCATGGCTATCAGCGTCGTCACCGCCGTGACCATCCGCCGCCTGCCCGGCCTCCGCACGATCCTGTGA
- a CDS encoding glycosyltransferase family 2 protein, whose product MPTHIDVVLPCLDEAAALPGVLAALPPGYRALVVDNGSRDGSPEVAARHGARVVHEPRRGYGAAVHAGLLAAEAELVCVLDADGSFDPAELPTLVAPVVNGAADLTVGRRRPVSAGAWPWHARAGTALVAALLRQRGVPLRDLSPIRVARRAALLDLGITDRAFGYPLELLIRAAGAGWRIRELDVTYAPRAAGTHSKVSGSVRGTLRATRDFAGVLRSMGGIR is encoded by the coding sequence ATGCCCACTCACATCGACGTGGTTCTGCCATGTCTCGACGAGGCGGCGGCGTTGCCCGGCGTCCTCGCCGCCCTCCCGCCCGGGTACCGGGCGCTCGTGGTGGACAACGGCTCACGGGACGGTTCGCCCGAGGTGGCCGCGCGGCACGGGGCTCGGGTGGTGCACGAGCCCCGCCGTGGCTATGGCGCCGCGGTGCACGCCGGCCTCCTCGCCGCCGAGGCCGAGCTGGTCTGCGTGCTCGACGCGGACGGTTCGTTCGATCCGGCGGAACTGCCCACGCTGGTCGCCCCAGTGGTGAACGGTGCGGCCGACCTCACCGTGGGACGCCGTCGGCCCGTCTCCGCCGGGGCGTGGCCGTGGCACGCCCGCGCCGGCACCGCCCTGGTCGCGGCGTTGCTGCGGCAACGCGGCGTGCCGTTGCGTGACCTGAGTCCGATCCGGGTTGCCCGGCGCGCGGCGCTGCTCGACCTGGGCATCACCGATCGGGCCTTCGGCTACCCGCTGGAGCTGCTCATCCGGGCCGCCGGGGCCGGGTGGCGGATCCGCGAGCTGGACGTCACGTACGCGCCCCGCGCCGCCGGCACGCACTCGAAGGTGTCCGGCTCGGTTCGCGGCACCCTCCGGGCTACCCGGGACTTCGCCGGTGTGTTGCGCAGCATGGGTGGAATCCGGTGA
- a CDS encoding TIGR04282 family arsenosugar biosynthesis glycosyltransferase, with protein sequence MTVLLVVAKSPIPGAVKTRLCPPATPAQAARVAAASLRDTIDVVAATPGVTPVLALHGQLADGVDGAALSAAVAGWTILWQRGAGLGARLAAAHEDVAAAYPGRPVLQIGMDTPQVTPALLGAAARRLAAATALLGPAVDGGWWALGLADPRHAAALRDVPMSTAETGRHTVAALAGRGLRVAPLPMLRDVDGWADALAVADAAPAGRFAARVAVVRPPAGNLW encoded by the coding sequence GTGACCGTCCTGCTGGTGGTGGCGAAGTCCCCGATACCGGGAGCGGTGAAGACCCGGCTGTGCCCGCCGGCCACCCCGGCGCAGGCGGCCCGGGTCGCCGCCGCCTCGTTGCGCGACACGATCGACGTCGTCGCGGCCACCCCTGGAGTGACCCCGGTGCTCGCCCTGCACGGGCAGCTCGCGGACGGCGTGGACGGTGCTGCCCTGAGCGCCGCTGTCGCCGGGTGGACCATCCTGTGGCAGCGCGGTGCGGGCCTGGGCGCCCGGCTCGCCGCCGCGCACGAGGATGTTGCGGCGGCCTACCCGGGTCGGCCGGTGTTGCAGATCGGTATGGACACACCGCAGGTCACCCCGGCCCTTCTCGGCGCGGCGGCGCGGCGGCTCGCCGCTGCCACGGCACTGCTCGGGCCCGCCGTGGACGGCGGCTGGTGGGCGTTGGGGCTTGCCGACCCCCGGCATGCCGCAGCCCTACGGGACGTGCCGATGTCCACTGCCGAGACCGGACGGCACACCGTGGCGGCGCTTGCCGGGCGGGGGCTGCGGGTGGCGCCGCTACCGATGCTCCGGGATGTCGACGGGTGGGCCGATGCGTTGGCCGTGGCGGACGCTGCGCCGGCGGGACGGTTCGCGGCCCGGGTCGCGGTGGTTCGACCACCTGCCGGGAACCTCTGGTGA
- a CDS encoding class I SAM-dependent methyltransferase codes for MTVLAAGRPSAVDGTVNGGAAGGFAAALVADGGAHWLVEAGERWIRLPVDRWHGGAEPALAAVLRRCTGPTLDVGCGPGRATRALVEAGVTAVGVDVDAEAIRLTRARGAVALRRDVFAPMPGEGRWAHVLLLDGNIGIGGDPVTLLRRCRDIVHPGGTVLVEVEPAGPGLWRGDGHLARRGAGGVLRCGPSFRWARLDERVLPGVAVAADLTTDDLIEWDGRRFGVLERR; via the coding sequence GTGACGGTCCTCGCCGCCGGCCGTCCTTCGGCGGTCGACGGGACGGTCAACGGGGGCGCAGCGGGCGGCTTCGCAGCGGCGCTCGTCGCCGACGGTGGTGCGCACTGGCTGGTCGAGGCCGGTGAGCGGTGGATTCGGCTGCCGGTCGACCGCTGGCACGGTGGGGCCGAGCCGGCCCTGGCGGCGGTCCTGCGCCGGTGCACCGGCCCCACCCTGGACGTTGGCTGCGGGCCCGGCCGGGCCACCCGGGCCCTGGTGGAGGCCGGCGTCACCGCGGTCGGGGTGGACGTCGACGCCGAGGCTATCCGGCTCACCCGGGCTCGGGGCGCGGTGGCCCTCCGCCGTGACGTGTTCGCTCCCATGCCTGGTGAGGGCCGGTGGGCGCACGTGTTGCTACTCGACGGAAACATAGGTATCGGCGGTGACCCGGTCACCCTGCTACGTCGCTGCCGGGACATCGTTCACCCCGGCGGCACCGTGCTGGTCGAGGTGGAGCCGGCCGGGCCGGGCCTGTGGCGCGGCGACGGGCACCTGGCCCGCCGTGGCGCCGGTGGCGTGCTTCGGTGTGGACCGTCGTTTCGGTGGGCCCGGCTCGACGAGCGGGTGTTGCCCGGCGTCGCGGTCGCGGCCGACCTGACCACCGATGATCTGATCGAGTGGGACGGCCGAAGGTTCGGGGTCCTCGAGCGCCGCTGA
- a CDS encoding CDP-alcohol phosphatidyltransferase family protein, translating into MVATVRSGPLIGLSIQIALLVGLAEAVGLGPAGWLAGLAYGLVVCLALSRGLHQAATDLGPADRVTLTRAVLVGAVTALVADGLTGRPVPVELLTALTTVALSLDAVDGYVARRTGTASTLGARFDMEVDSVLVAVLSLHVAPMVGHWVLILGAMRYAYLAAGWVLPWLRGPLPPRYWRKVVAAALGVVLLVVTSRLLPTAVGGVLALAVLVLQLESFGRDVVWRWQRRAVRPVTTPVERPGPEPLAGWRRKARWVSAALAVLLVLAALAVPRQPGHLVPAALLRIPLEGLALAAVLLALPPRARRPVAALAGALLGLLVVVKVADLGFGSTLGRPFDVALDWRLLDETFAFLRASVGRAGAVAAAIAAGLLAAALLAVTTWAVLRLSRLLTGHPDGSRRVLAGLVALWLAAAATGVRLVPGVPVADAATTALVGAHARQVQERLRDRSTFADTVNVDPYRFAPDDRLLTALRGKDVLVAFVESYGRDAVREPEFADIGEVLDEGQRRLSAAGFGTRSAFLTSPTTGGGSWLAHATLLSGLWVDNDQRHRTLLASDRTTLGDAFQRAGWRTVGVMPAVNQPWPEGAFYGYEQFYDEYSLGYRGPRFSFASMPDQYTLSVLHQQELAGTDRRPVMAELALISSHSPWTHIPKLVGWDALGDGRVFHDTTTRSTSEQPRAGYRRSIEYTLDTLISYVQRYGDDELVLIMVGDHQPAPVVTGPDASRDVPIHLVARDRAVLERISGWGWPDGLRPASDAPVWRMDEFRDRFLATFSPTLAPPPPVTGPPR; encoded by the coding sequence GTGGTGGCCACGGTTCGAAGCGGCCCGTTGATCGGGCTGTCCATCCAGATTGCCCTTTTAGTCGGGCTGGCCGAGGCAGTCGGGCTCGGCCCCGCCGGTTGGCTCGCCGGACTCGCATACGGACTGGTGGTCTGCCTGGCCCTCAGTCGGGGTCTGCACCAGGCGGCGACGGACCTCGGGCCGGCCGACCGGGTGACGCTGACCCGGGCGGTGCTCGTCGGAGCGGTCACCGCGCTGGTGGCCGACGGGCTCACCGGCCGACCGGTACCGGTCGAGCTACTGACCGCCCTCACCACGGTGGCGCTGTCACTGGACGCGGTGGACGGATACGTGGCCCGGCGTACGGGCACCGCGAGCACGCTCGGCGCCCGGTTCGACATGGAGGTCGACAGCGTCCTGGTGGCCGTGCTCAGCCTGCACGTGGCGCCGATGGTGGGACACTGGGTGCTCATCCTCGGCGCGATGCGGTACGCGTACCTCGCCGCCGGCTGGGTCCTGCCCTGGTTGCGGGGGCCACTTCCGCCACGCTACTGGCGGAAGGTCGTCGCGGCCGCCCTGGGCGTGGTGTTGCTGGTCGTGACATCACGCCTGCTACCGACCGCGGTCGGCGGCGTGCTCGCCCTGGCGGTGCTGGTGCTGCAACTGGAGTCGTTCGGCCGGGACGTGGTGTGGCGGTGGCAGCGGCGGGCGGTGCGGCCGGTGACGACACCGGTGGAGAGGCCGGGGCCGGAACCGCTCGCGGGGTGGCGACGAAAGGCGCGATGGGTGTCTGCCGCGCTGGCGGTGCTGCTGGTACTGGCCGCCCTCGCTGTGCCGCGGCAGCCGGGTCACCTGGTACCGGCCGCACTACTGCGGATCCCGCTGGAAGGTCTCGCCCTGGCAGCTGTCCTGCTCGCCTTGCCCCCACGGGCACGGCGACCGGTGGCCGCGCTGGCGGGTGCGCTGCTCGGGCTGCTGGTGGTGGTCAAGGTCGCCGACCTGGGGTTCGGTAGTACGCTCGGCCGGCCGTTCGATGTGGCCCTGGACTGGCGTCTGCTCGACGAGACCTTCGCGTTCCTGCGCGCTTCGGTCGGCCGGGCCGGTGCGGTCGCGGCGGCCATCGCCGCCGGCCTGCTCGCCGCCGCCCTGCTCGCCGTCACGACCTGGGCGGTGCTGCGGCTGAGTCGACTGCTGACGGGGCATCCCGACGGCTCCCGACGGGTACTCGCAGGACTGGTGGCGCTGTGGCTGGCCGCCGCCGCCACCGGCGTACGCCTCGTCCCCGGTGTCCCGGTGGCCGATGCCGCCACGACCGCCCTGGTCGGCGCGCACGCCAGGCAGGTGCAGGAACGCCTCCGGGACCGCTCGACGTTCGCCGACACGGTGAACGTCGACCCGTACCGCTTCGCGCCCGACGACCGTCTGCTGACAGCGCTACGCGGCAAGGACGTCCTGGTCGCCTTCGTGGAAAGCTACGGGCGGGACGCGGTGCGGGAACCGGAGTTCGCCGACATCGGTGAGGTGCTCGACGAAGGACAGCGGCGGCTGTCCGCCGCCGGGTTCGGTACCCGCAGCGCCTTCCTGACCTCACCCACCACCGGAGGAGGCAGCTGGCTGGCACACGCGACACTGCTGTCCGGCCTGTGGGTCGACAACGACCAGCGGCACCGCACGCTGCTGGCCAGCGACCGGACGACCCTCGGCGACGCGTTCCAGCGGGCCGGCTGGCGGACGGTGGGGGTGATGCCGGCGGTCAACCAGCCGTGGCCGGAGGGTGCCTTCTACGGCTACGAACAGTTCTACGACGAGTACAGCCTCGGCTACCGGGGCCCCCGCTTCAGCTTCGCCTCGATGCCCGACCAGTACACCCTCTCAGTCCTGCACCAGCAGGAGCTGGCCGGCACCGACCGCCGGCCGGTGATGGCCGAGCTGGCGCTGATCTCCAGCCACTCGCCGTGGACACACATCCCGAAGCTGGTCGGCTGGGATGCCCTCGGCGACGGCCGGGTGTTCCACGACACCACCACACGCAGCACGTCGGAACAACCCCGCGCCGGGTACCGCCGCTCCATCGAGTACACCCTCGACACCCTCATCTCCTACGTGCAGCGGTACGGCGACGACGAGCTCGTGCTGATCATGGTCGGCGACCATCAACCGGCGCCGGTGGTCACCGGTCCGGACGCCAGCCGGGACGTGCCCATCCACCTCGTCGCCCGAGACCGCGCCGTCCTCGAGCGGATCTCCGGGTGGGGCTGGCCGGACGGGCTACGACCCGCGTCGGACGCCCCGGTGTGGCGGATGGACGAGTTCCGAGACCGTTTCCTGGCCACCTTCTCCCCCACCCTCGCCCCGCCGCCCCCGGTCACCGGCCCGCCGCGCTGA
- a CDS encoding zinc-dependent alcohol dehydrogenase, with translation MSRTARAFWLGAPGQGEIRSVPVPTPGPGEVLIRTRYSGVSRGTETLVFTGHVPSGQYSAMRAPFQEGDFPAPVKYGYLSVGVVEQGPAELCGRTVFCLHPHQTAYVVPAEAVVVVPEQVPAARAVLAGTVETAVNALWDEPPLVGDRVTVVGAGMVGAAVAALLARFPGVRVQLVDVVPARAALAGALGVGFAAPADAAAGRDLVVHASATSAGLRRCLELVASEGTVLELSWYGDREVTLPLGGEFHTGRLTLRSSQVGRVAPARRGRRSLTDRLALALDLLADPVFDALLTGESRFAELPDVLPRLADGRLPALCHLITYDGE, from the coding sequence GTGAGCCGGACCGCACGTGCCTTCTGGCTGGGCGCGCCCGGCCAGGGCGAGATCCGCTCGGTGCCGGTGCCCACCCCGGGCCCCGGCGAGGTGCTCATCCGGACCCGCTACTCCGGGGTGAGCCGGGGCACCGAGACCCTGGTGTTCACCGGCCACGTCCCGAGCGGCCAGTACTCGGCCATGCGCGCCCCGTTCCAGGAGGGCGACTTCCCGGCCCCGGTCAAGTATGGCTACCTGAGCGTGGGCGTGGTCGAACAGGGGCCGGCGGAACTGTGCGGTCGAACCGTCTTCTGCCTGCACCCACACCAGACGGCGTACGTGGTCCCGGCTGAGGCCGTGGTCGTGGTGCCCGAGCAGGTGCCGGCGGCCCGCGCGGTGCTCGCCGGCACGGTGGAGACCGCGGTCAACGCGCTCTGGGACGAGCCGCCCCTGGTCGGTGACCGGGTCACCGTGGTCGGTGCCGGGATGGTCGGCGCGGCCGTCGCGGCCCTGCTGGCCCGGTTTCCCGGTGTGCGGGTGCAACTCGTCGACGTCGTTCCGGCGCGGGCCGCACTGGCCGGGGCCCTCGGCGTCGGGTTCGCCGCGCCGGCCGACGCGGCAGCCGGACGTGACCTGGTGGTGCACGCCAGCGCGACCTCCGCCGGCCTGCGCCGCTGCCTGGAACTGGTGGCATCGGAGGGCACGGTGCTGGAACTGAGCTGGTACGGCGACCGCGAGGTGACGCTGCCGCTCGGTGGGGAGTTCCACACCGGCCGGCTCACCCTGCGCAGCAGCCAGGTCGGGCGGGTCGCCCCGGCCCGGCGGGGTCGACGCAGCCTCACCGACCGGCTCGCCCTGGCGTTGGATCTGCTCGCCGACCCGGTGTTCGACGCCCTGCTGACCGGCGAGTCCCGGTTCGCGGAACTGCCCGACGTGCTGCCGCGGCTCGCCGACGGGCGTCTACCCGCCCTCTGCCACCTCATCACCTACGACGGAGAGTGA
- a CDS encoding 6-pyruvoyl trahydropterin synthase family protein: MFSVTVRDHMMIAHSFQGEVFGPAQRLHGATFVVDATFRRPDLDLDGIVVDIGRATEQLREVLGELTYRNLDDEPEFAGVNTTTEVLARTVADRLVARIHAGDLGPGARGLTGVSVTLHESHVAWASYERSL, translated from the coding sequence GTGTTCAGCGTGACCGTCCGGGACCACATGATGATCGCCCACAGTTTTCAGGGCGAGGTGTTCGGCCCGGCCCAGCGACTGCACGGGGCGACGTTCGTGGTAGACGCGACCTTCCGCCGCCCCGACCTGGACCTCGACGGGATCGTGGTCGACATCGGCCGAGCCACCGAGCAGTTGCGCGAGGTCCTCGGCGAGCTGACCTACCGCAACCTGGACGACGAGCCGGAGTTCGCTGGGGTGAACACCACCACCGAAGTGCTCGCCCGTACCGTCGCCGACCGTCTTGTGGCCCGGATACACGCGGGAGATCTGGGACCGGGTGCCCGCGGTCTGACCGGCGTCAGCGTCACCCTGCACGAGTCGCACGTCGCCTGGGCCAGCTACGAACGGTCGTTGTGA
- a CDS encoding glycosyltransferase family 4 protein has protein sequence MTRTLHAVLPGDVDDPDSPSGGNRYDRRVLDGLSAAGWSVHEHPVPGDWPHPAPANRAALAGMLGALPSGSLVLLDGLVAGAVPEILAPNAGRLRLVVLVHLPLGGGAERAALRHATVVVATSTWTRRWLLDRYRLPADRVRVAVPGVDRAAAVPGSPAGGRLLCVAAVTPHKGHDTLVAALAAVGELDWRCDCLGPLGRDPGFVERLRRQIAALGLAQRVRLVGPRTGPALAAGYATADLLVLASRVETYGMVVTEALARGVPVLTTTAGGLPATLGRAPDGAAPGLLVPPDDPAALAGALRRWLTDPTLRNRLRRAARDRRETLTDWTTTTMSLAAALEGTE, from the coding sequence GTGACCCGTACCCTGCACGCGGTGCTGCCGGGAGACGTCGACGATCCGGACAGTCCGAGCGGCGGCAACCGGTATGACCGACGGGTGCTCGACGGCCTGTCCGCCGCCGGCTGGTCGGTCCACGAGCACCCCGTCCCCGGGGACTGGCCGCACCCGGCGCCCGCGAACCGGGCCGCGCTCGCCGGCATGCTCGGCGCGCTGCCCTCCGGGTCGCTTGTCCTGCTCGACGGGCTCGTCGCCGGCGCGGTACCGGAGATCCTGGCCCCGAACGCCGGGCGGCTACGCCTGGTGGTGCTCGTGCACCTGCCGCTGGGCGGCGGTGCGGAACGTGCGGCCCTGCGCCACGCGACAGTGGTCGTGGCCACCAGTACGTGGACCCGTCGGTGGCTGCTCGACCGGTACCGGCTGCCCGCCGACCGGGTGCGGGTCGCGGTACCCGGGGTCGACCGTGCCGCCGCCGTGCCCGGTTCTCCGGCGGGTGGGCGACTGCTCTGCGTGGCCGCGGTCACCCCACACAAGGGACACGACACACTCGTCGCCGCCCTCGCGGCGGTCGGTGAGCTGGACTGGCGCTGCGACTGCCTCGGGCCGCTCGGCCGGGATCCCGGCTTCGTCGAGCGGCTGCGGCGGCAGATCGCCGCACTCGGACTCGCCCAGCGGGTGCGCCTCGTCGGACCGCGCACCGGTCCTGCTCTGGCCGCCGGATACGCCACCGCCGACCTGCTGGTGCTGGCCTCACGCGTCGAGACGTACGGGATGGTGGTGACGGAGGCTCTCGCCCGGGGCGTCCCGGTGCTGACCACCACCGCAGGTGGGTTACCGGCCACCCTCGGTCGCGCCCCGGACGGCGCCGCGCCGGGACTGCTGGTGCCCCCGGATGACCCGGCGGCCCTCGCCGGAGCGCTACGCCGCTGGCTCACCGACCCGACCCTGCGGAACCGGCTGCGTCGCGCCGCGCGCGACCGCCGGGAGACCCTCACCGACTGGACCACCACCACCATGTCGCTCGCGGCGGCGCTGGAAGGAACGGAGTGA